Within Mycoplasmopsis verecunda, the genomic segment ATAACATCCATTCTTTTACAATAGGTAAAAAACTCATCAGTATGATAATGAGTTTAAATTTAATTATTTCATAATTAAATTATATATTTTAAAGTTTTAAAATATCTATTTTATGTATTGCAACATAATTAATCTATTTTTTACTAATTTAATTATATTTAAGATTTAGAAAAAATAACTTACTTGTAATTTTTTAATTTTCATTTATAACTCATCAACTAATTACATATCACTTCAATTATTAGTGAGTTGACTAATTAGATAGAACCCTAATTAAAATAAAATATCCAATTTCTGGATATCTTATTCATTAGTTTAATTATTTTGTTTATTTCTTGCTCTTTTAGCCGCTATAGTAATACCAACTAAGAATATTATAGTAGATAAAACAGCTAATGCAATTCATCAATAGAATGGATATTCATTTTTAATAGAATTATTTGCATTATCTAAAGCATTTTGAAGTGCTTGTGCTAATTGAGATATTTTTCTATTATTGATATTATTTACAAGCACTTTATCTTTAGTATTGTTTAAAATACTTTCAACTTGAGCTACAGTATCGCTTAATTCTTTATATTCTTCAGGTTTCAATTTGTTTTTGTAATCAATTGTATTAGCATATACAGTATATCGATCATAAACATTTGTTAATTCTTTAGTTTTATCTTTTAAATCAAGAATCTTGTTTCTTAATGTTTCAGCATCAGATAATGTGTTTAATTGAGTAACTTGATCATGTAATTGATCTTTTGCTTGTTCAGAAGATAGATTTAATTGGTTAATTAAATCATCTAATTCATTAATTGTTTCATTACCTGATAATTTCATTGCATTTTGCAATTCTTGAATCATTTGAGATAAATCATCATTTGATTTGCCAGCATATTGTTTATTTAAAACATCATTAGCATTATTTAATGTTTTATCAAATGTTGATTGTTGTAATAAACTTGATAATTTGTAATCTTGTGAGTTTTTATCAATTTCATTAGCTTGAATAATTAATTGATTTAATTTAGCTGTTAAAGTATCTTTTACCTTAGCATCTTGCATTAAGACATCGATTTGATTAATTACATCATTTTGCACTTTGAATAAATTATCTTTAATTACTTGTTTTTGTGTATTGGTTAAATGAGTTAAAGCATTTAATTCAGGTAATACATCATTTAATTTATTAGCTTTTGCTAAAACATTTGTTACGTCTTCATTATTCTTAGCTTTTGCTAATTCAGACAATAATTGGTCTTTTTCATCTCTTGATAAGTTAGGTAATTTTGAAATTTGATCAAGAGTATTATTTTTAGCTGTTTCAGCATCATTATTTAAGTTATTTAATTCATCAGCTTTTTCTTGTAATGAATTACTTAATTGTTCTAAATCATTCAAATTATCTTTTCCACTTCTATTTGCTACTTGAGCTAATAAATCTTTAGCATTTTGTAATGAATTATTAAATGTAGCTGTTTTATCGTTTGATTGATATTTAGTATCATTTGCTTTTACTAATTCATTACTTTTAGTAACTGTATTATTTAAATTATTTAATGCTGTATCTAGATTTGCAGCTTTATTAACAATATCTTGGATTTGTTCTAAATCACTAGCTTGATTAATTAATTCATTGAAGTTATCTTTAATTTGTTGTGGTAAATTACTTAATTTTTCAATTGAATCAATAGCTTCTTGTTTGTGATTTTGTAAATCATTTGCATTACCATTTAATGCTTCTGTAGCATTGTTTAATTCATTAGCTAATGTTTCAATTGCTTTAGCATCTAAGTTAGCTAAATCTGATTTAATAGATGCTTGTACTTGTTGTAATTTTTCGTCAAATTTTAATTTTACTTGTTCATCTGCTAATAAATAGTCATTTGTAGTTTTATCAATTGTATTAGCTTGTGTGTAAGCATCATTAATTTTTTTAGTGGCTTGATCAAGTTCTTTTGCTTTAGAAACAATTACATTGATTTGAGCAATTGTTTTATCATTTTCTAATTCCGATGTAGCCATTAATTTTTGATAATTATTTAAATTAGGTAATTTATTAATTTGTTCTTCAGCTTCTTTTCTAGCTTTTTCAAAAGCAGAAATTTGGTTATTAACACTCTCTGTAGATGTAGATAAATTATTAATTACTTCTTGTAATTGTTCTAAAGTTACTTGATTGTTTAATTTAGAATTATTTAATAAACCATCGGCTAAATCTAAAGCATTGTTTATTTGTTTTTTAATTTCAGGATCAATTGCATAAATAGTTGTTTTTCTCTTAGCTTCTTGAACTGATGGAAGTTTATCTAATAATGATTGAGTCAAGTTATTTAATTTATTTGCTTTATCTAAAACATTATTAACATCTTGGACTCTATTTTGGTTATTAATTTCATCTTTTAAGCTTTGTTTATAAGTATCTGATAAATTATTTAAACCATCAATCTCTTTTAAAGCTTTATCTTTAGCATCTTTTAACTTTAACTCACCATCAAGAGCTTCTATATCATTATTTAAAACACTAGATTTGTTATTTAACTCTTTAACTAAATTATTAATTTTATCTAATGAAGTTAAATCATTATTTGCTTTCGCATTTAATAAAGTAGTTGAATTATTATTATCAGCTAAATTAAAGTTATTTTGTTTACTTTCTTCAGCATCAAGGTATTTAGCTTGTTTTTTAGCTTCTGATGCTTTAGATTCAGCTTCTTGAGCTTTTTGTAAAGCTTGATTTAAATCAGAAGCACCGTGTGATAAATCAACGACTTGATCAATATCACTAGCATTTGAAATTAAATCTTTTAATGCATCTTTTTGAGCTGGAGATAAATTAATTAAATTATCAATATCTTGTTTTGCTTTAGAGATTTGATCTTCTAATTTTTTACCACCATTTAATTTACTTTGAGCAGATTTTAAATTATTTGTTAATTGGTTGATTTGATCGAAAGATTTATCTGCTAAGCCTTCTTCTAGAGCTTGATTAGAAGATTGTAATATGCTATCAAAATCTTGTTGTTTTGATTCATCTGATAACTTATAATCATTTGATTCTTTGTTTAAATTATTTCCTGAATCAATAGCATCCTTAAAATCTTTAGTAGCTTCATCAAGTTCTTTAGCTTTTGAGACAACTGCATTTAAATCTTCTTCAGTTGTTTTAGTATTTAATTCATTAATTAAAGCTTCTTTTTGCTGTTGTGTTAAGTTAGGTAAAGTGTTAATTGTATTAGCTGCTTTATTATAAATATCTACTAATTGATTAATATGTTTTTTAGCTTCATCTAATGATAAAGTTATAGGACGAATTAAAGCATTGGTTTGTTCTTTACTTATTCCAGGGATTAATTTATCATCCTTTAATACTTTTTGTGCATTTGCAATCGCCTGGTCTAAAGCATCTTTATGCTCTTTAGTAGCATATTTATATATATCACTTGCTTGTAATTCTTCACCTAAAGTAACTTGTTTTACTAATGCTTCAGCTTGAGTATTTAATCCTACTGAATTAGAAAATACTTTTAAACTTTCCGATGAATTTGTAGCATTTTTAAGTTGTTCTTTAAGTTGTTCTTTAAGTTCTGGAGTTAAATATTCTGAATCATCAATCGAATGTAACATTCTATTTAATTGCTGATCATATTTTTCTTTACCATCTAGTTTATCAATTGATTCTTGTAATTTGTTAACTTCAGAGTCATTTTGAGTTTTTAATGCATTAGCTTCTTGAACATTATTAATTACAGCATTTTGTACTTGTTGTAATTGATCATTAGCATTTTTTATTTCATCTACTAAAGCTTTTTGAGTGCTTTTTGAAGAATATAAGAATATATTACCTTTTTGTGTTTCTTCAGCTTTAGTAATTTTATCTTTAAGTTCTTGAATAGAAACATTTAATTTTGAAGTGATATCTAATATATTAGTAACTTCATCTAAAGTAGAAGCATTTTGTATTAAATCTTTAAATTTATTAATTTGATCTGTAGATAAATTAGAATTTTTAGCAATTTCTTCTTTAGCTTCATTAATAGCTTGTTCTAAGTTTTGTTGACCATTTAATTTAGCTGCTTCAGTATCTAGATGTTCTTTTGCATTTTGTAATGCTTCAACCATTGTGCTAATAGCTTGTGTATCATTTAATTCACTATTTGCATTTAAAGCTTCAGTTGCACTAGTTAATGCATTATCTAATGCATCTTTATTAGTTGAGTTTTTATATTGTGGTTGTTGTTTTGAATTTGTTTTTTCATTAATATCACTTGCTAATTGTTCTCTAGCGCTAGCTAGCGCATTAGCTTGTGATGATATTGAATCAACATCATTTAATGTATTTTGTTGATCAACTAATTTATTTAAAGCGGTTTTTTGTGATTCAGTTAAATTAGGATTTTCACTAATAGCTTGTTTTGCTGCTTGTTTCTTATCAGCTAGTAAAGTATCACCGTTTAATGCCTTATTAGCATCTTGTAAATTAGTTGTATTATCTACTGTAGGTTTGCTTAATGTTTCTGCATTTTGAGGTGTTATTTCAACTTGTGCTTTTAATGTTTCAAGTGCTTTTTGTAAAGCATCTTTATTTGTATCAAAATCTTGTTTATTTGAAGCTTGTGTATATTTAGTTTCATTTGGTACATTAGCTACATCATTTAATAATTTATTTGCATTAGCAATAGCTGTATCAATACTTTTACCACTTGTTAGATAATTATTTACTTTATCAATTGAATCTTGATTATTTATATTTTCAATTAATTTATTTTTTTGTTCAGGTGTTAAATTATTTAAATTTTTTGCTTCTTCTACAGCTGCTTGTTTTGCATCAGCTAGCGATTTTTGTTGTTCTAAAGCTTTAGTATTTTCAGATATAAAATTATTAATCTTTTCAATTAATTGATCCACTTTTACTTTATCATCAGTCGCTAGAACTTTATCTAATCCAGCTGCTTTTTGTTCTTCGCTAGGTTCAACTAAAACAGCATTATATTCGTTTAATAATTCTTGATATTCTTGTTGTTTATCTGAAGCTATAGCTCCATCTTGAGCTAAAGCATTTAATTTATGATTTATATCTTTATTATTAATTGAGTTATAAAGCTCTTTAACATTATTTAATTTTTGAGTTAATGCTTGTGCTTGTGCTTGAGTGGTGATTTTAGATTTTTGAGCATCATATTTATTCTTTAATTCAACATTTACTGGTAAGTTTTCTTCAGCTGTTTCTAAAGCACTAATAATTGGTGCAGAATTTTTTCTAAGTTCAGCTACTTTAGCTAAAGCATTTTTTTGGATATTGGTAAAGTCTATACGAGATTTTGTAGCATCAATATTATCTATAAAATCTTGAACTTTTTTAAGTGCATCATTAATTCCTGCTTGTGATTCATCATCTGCATACTTATAAGAATCTAATTCTTTTTGTTTAAGTAATGAATCTTTTAAAGAATTTGCTAATTTTAATGCTGATTCAGCATTTTTACCGTTTTCTATTATATTAGCTGAATATTGATAATGTAAAGGAGATAAATCATCAATT encodes:
- a CDS encoding GA module-containing protein; amino-acid sequence: MKKVRRKWLLPLLATLPVAASASGMISWATAQEINLSNDLTQAKQQLKQYVDTLKFQYGIGGLRTIDIDGGKYPKADSPNYYKGFKQRIDEQTTIQGLNNLKTEIQKTYNNLVKYYQAMSSYATGDPLLGWGLNPGRGEWLGYNGSWLGGLRWPVREKIGFFYPWTSSPAWGGANNTDWWNKKFQELKTIVDGSPISPNDGNKFNKLSKKLLDMNTLMDTPDTSVDLNGYTHVGPVVQWYRIRGGMQGNIGGANWAVGVRDADDITPLVEFINKYKKILQVLQDNNVLQNRKNYYNTDFYKNLITRDEKQQFDILMSFVNKIIDQNQNVITLSVNGHELEQDGGKSANLLTDWNGRDRNYVDQNTERINNAQANGARNYQTSKQNIAAKLQEMKDSGLFTKNILDNLTEEANSKTNATDLNLFINNTSTYFNNYKSLKESFDSYSEKFDENQYKLSDLDKQEAYRAKMTQIREKYFKGEDDSLIAMNPSLTTDKLNQLKTEMKTEYDKLNGSQNKEKAIDKVNSFSTNISESAKDSLKDAINDTDKYSELKKVIDNQEAFNQNAGVLLNTYNSIQQKLVDSKLSLDDLITDPEEKQKVKEALKQAKELLAFPDNNSDNNVKATIVNSYDYDKVKAAAEKLHDIDVIIDKALQWDKTPEQEKAYENLLKAISEAHNTSELLTSDKIDNEAKKQLKALEENAKTKAFKKTPEQIQALADEINAKAAEAVVPAKNKAKEEIDKLNLPEELKKNLKKQIDDLSPLHYQYSANIIENGKNAESALKLANSLKDSLLKQKELDSYKYADDESQAGINDALKKVQDFIDNIDATKSRIDFTNIQKNALAKVAELRKNSAPIISALETAEENLPVNVELKNKYDAQKSKITTQAQAQALTQKLNNVKELYNSINNKDINHKLNALAQDGAIASDKQQEYQELLNEYNAVLVEPSEEQKAAGLDKVLATDDKVKVDQLIEKINNFISENTKALEQQKSLADAKQAAVEEAKNLNNLTPEQKNKLIENINNQDSIDKVNNYLTSGKSIDTAIANANKLLNDVANVPNETKYTQASNKQDFDTNKDALQKALETLKAQVEITPQNAETLSKPTVDNTTNLQDANKALNGDTLLADKKQAAKQAISENPNLTESQKTALNKLVDQQNTLNDVDSISSQANALASAREQLASDINEKTNSKQQPQYKNSTNKDALDNALTSATEALNANSELNDTQAISTMVEALQNAKEHLDTEAAKLNGQQNLEQAINEAKEEIAKNSNLSTDQINKFKDLIQNASTLDEVTNILDITSKLNVSIQELKDKITKAEETQKGNIFLYSSKSTQKALVDEIKNANDQLQQVQNAVINNVQEANALKTQNDSEVNKLQESIDKLDGKEKYDQQLNRMLHSIDDSEYLTPELKEQLKEQLKNATNSSESLKVFSNSVGLNTQAEALVKQVTLGEELQASDIYKYATKEHKDALDQAIANAQKVLKDDKLIPGISKEQTNALIRPITLSLDEAKKHINQLVDIYNKAANTINTLPNLTQQQKEALINELNTKTTEEDLNAVVSKAKELDEATKDFKDAIDSGNNLNKESNDYKLSDESKQQDFDSILQSSNQALEEGLADKSFDQINQLTNNLKSAQSKLNGGKKLEDQISKAKQDIDNLINLSPAQKDALKDLISNASDIDQVVDLSHGASDLNQALQKAQEAESKASEAKKQAKYLDAEESKQNNFNLADNNNSTTLLNAKANNDLTSLDKINNLVKELNNKSSVLNNDIEALDGELKLKDAKDKALKEIDGLNNLSDTYKQSLKDEINNQNRVQDVNNVLDKANKLNNLTQSLLDKLPSVQEAKRKTTIYAIDPEIKKQINNALDLADGLLNNSKLNNQVTLEQLQEVINNLSTSTESVNNQISAFEKARKEAEEQINKLPNLNNYQKLMATSELENDKTIAQINVIVSKAKELDQATKKINDAYTQANTIDKTTNDYLLADEQVKLKFDEKLQQVQASIKSDLANLDAKAIETLANELNNATEALNGNANDLQNHKQEAIDSIEKLSNLPQQIKDNFNELINQASDLEQIQDIVNKAANLDTALNNLNNTVTKSNELVKANDTKYQSNDKTATFNNSLQNAKDLLAQVANRSGKDNLNDLEQLSNSLQEKADELNNLNNDAETAKNNTLDQISKLPNLSRDEKDQLLSELAKAKNNEDVTNVLAKANKLNDVLPELNALTHLTNTQKQVIKDNLFKVQNDVINQIDVLMQDAKVKDTLTAKLNQLIIQANEIDKNSQDYKLSSLLQQSTFDKTLNNANDVLNKQYAGKSNDDLSQMIQELQNAMKLSGNETINELDDLINQLNLSSEQAKDQLHDQVTQLNTLSDAETLRNKILDLKDKTKELTNVYDRYTVYANTIDYKNKLKPEEYKELSDTVAQVESILNNTKDKVLVNNINNRKISQLAQALQNALDNANNSIKNEYPFYWWIALAVLSTIIFLVGITIAAKRARNKQNN